GGTGTGTTATCGCTTCAGCGTAACGCACCCTACGCCAGCGAACATGGTAACATAGTTTTCCCCATTACCCATTACCCATTCCCCATTCCCCATTTAACTGATAACTCCCATCACAAACTCACCTTCATTCACAGCTTGATTGCTAGAAGTATCATAAACCAATCCATCTTGTTCGCAGCAGACATCAATGACAACAGGTAACTTACCCTCTTTATTAAAGCTCAGAATTTGATAAAGTCGTTCTCCAGCTTTAACTTCGCTACCCAATTCTACCCTTGATTGAATCATTCCCCCTGCGGAAGCATAATACTTTATCACATTACTTCTAGCTCGAAAACACATTTCTTGAGAAATGCCTTCCTCCACAGTTAAATCAAGCAAAACACCTTTTTTAATTAAATAATTTTTCACACCCCGCACACCTTTAGCCACCGAATCAGGAATCATTTGCATTCCCGTACCCAGTTCAAGTGTCCAAGCTTCCACATCAAACTTAACTTCTCTACCAAGCTGTTGAAAACAATCTTCCAGCGCTAACCAAGGTTTAATAAACGCTTCATCAAAAGCATCACCATCGTATTTATCAAGTAGAAATCCGTCTTTGAGTAAAAAGTATTTAGCACTTTCTTCTCGATTTCGGAAATAATAAATATAATTTATTCCTTGATTTGAAGCACTGTGTAAATCAATCAAATAATCTGCATCTAAACTGAGAGATTGTAGTTGATAGCGGAACAATTCTGTATAAGGTACGCTACTAGGAGAATTAATTTTATCTAAAAGTTCTCCAAACTTATCCTTGATTCTCCTGAGATAATTTTGCCTGACGACCTCGATATCAAAATCAAGTTGAGATTTAGCAAAAGCGATTAAATCATCAGCTTCCTTTTCATAATCCCAAAAAATGCGGTTCCAATCCTTCGCTTCATAAACACAATATCTACCAGAAGAAAAAACATGCGATCGCTGATTAGTTCCCATCGGATTACAAACCGGAACCAGCCAAACTTCCCCAATTAAATCGGTATCATTTATCGTCTGTAAAAATTCTATAAGCTGATTAATAACAGCATTCCCAGCAATTTCCGCACCATGCAAATTCGATTGAATGTAAACCTTCTTACCAGCATTAGCCCCAATAAACTTGTAAACTTGTAGTGATAAAACATCACCACTAGCCATTTGACGCAACTTAATCGTCACAATCTCTGGAATCATCCTATACACTCTTTGCGCCTTTGCGCCTTGGCGTGAGATTATCTTCTTAAGTCCCCGGTAAATTCCGCAACCGCTCATTTTGATGAGTACGGTCTGCCAACACCTTCAACAGAGGACCATGTGAAGTAAATTCTACAACACTAACCGACCCAACCGGACATCCCAAACGAAAACGAAAGCGTCCTACATCAATTCCTAACAGACTGCACAGCATAATTCTGATGGTTGCTTTGTGAGAAACAATTAACACATTACCATCCTTATATAGGTGCTTGATTTCTTCAATAACCTGACCAGAGCGAGAAGCGATCGCAACAGCCATTTCTCCACCCGTCGGCGCATACCACGCCGGATCTGCCAACCAGCGGATATAATCATCGTGAAATTCCACACTAACCGCTTCAGGTGTGCTTGCTTCCCACTTCCCGTAGTTGATTTCCTTTAAACCATCCCGCAGTTGTGGTTGCATTTCGATAGCTTCACACAAAGGTCTTGCAGTTGCCAAAGTTCTGTGCATGGGACTGCAAAAAATTGCTTCCCAAGGAGTAGAACTGTATGAAGAAGCAAAAGATGAAGCCATTTCTATACCATCTGGAGTCAGTTCTGGATCTAGCGAACCGCAAAAAGCATTATTGCGACTCCATTCAGTTTGTCCGTGACGGAGAAAATAAAGAGTTAGGGTCATAGGATTTTAGATTTTGGATTGTTATGCAGGGCGGATATCCATAACTATAGTCAGAACCAGAATACAAGCGATCGCTAATATATTGAAAAAAGTGCGAGTAATAAATTTACTTATCCTCACAAATGGTTACAACAGCAGTCAATCCCTATCTTGATGGAAACTTTGCACCGATACACAAAGAAATCACCACTGACACTTTAAAAGTCATCGGTGAACTACCTCCCGACTTATCAGGGATGTTCGTGCGAAATGGTCCCAACCCACAATGGACACCCATCGGACAGTATCACTGGTTTGATGGGGATGGAATGTTACACGGTGTGCGAATTAGTAACGGTAAAGCTAGTTATCGCAACCGCTACGTGCAAACAAAAGGATGGAAAATTGAGCATGAAGCAGGGTTAGCTCTTTGGAGTGGAATCCTGGAATCGTCACAGAATAATCCCGACAATTACTACAAGAATACTGCCAATACTGCCTTAATTTGGCACGCTGGTCAATTCTTAGCGCTGTGGGAAGGCGGTGCGCCTCACGTTATCAAGCTTCCCAATTTAGATACAATTAGTGAATATACTTATAATGGTAAGCTAAAATCAGCTTTTACGGCACATCCGAAGGTAGACCCGGTAACGGGTGAGATGATGTTTTTTGGTTACTCGTTCACACCACCATATCTGCAATATAGTGTAGTTTCAGCGTCGGGTGAATTATTGCGGACAGTACCGATTGATTTACCAATGGGAGTGATGATGCATGATTTTGCCATCACGGAAAATTATACAATTTTTATGGATTTGCCCTTGACATTTAGCCCCCAACGGGCACAGAGGGGAGAACCGGGGATAATGTTTGAGCGCGATCGCCCCAGTCGTTTTGGTATTGTCCCCCGTCACGGCGATACCAGTAATATCCGCTGGTTTGAAAGTCCCGCTTGCTACGTCTTTCACACCCTCAACGCTTACGAAGAAGGCAACGAAGTAGTGCTTATCGCTTGTCGGATGAATTCTACTACTATCTTTGGTTCACCACAAGACACACACGCCGATCCTCAAGCCAATATTACCCGCTTGTATCAATGGCGATTTAACCTCATTACAGGTGCGGTGTGCGAGGAAATGTTAGACGATGTACCTACAGAATTCCCTCGTGTGAATGAAAATTTCTTAGGAAGACAAACCCGATACGGCTACGCTAGCAAAATCGCAGGGGGTATAATTAAATACGACTTCAGCAATGGTAAGTCTCAAACTCACGAATTTGGAAAAGGACGCTACGGTGGTGAAGCGGTGTTTGCACCTTTTCCCAATGCAACCACTGAAGATGAAGGCTGGCTGATAACTTTTGTCCACGATACCAGAGAAGACACATCAGAACTCGTGGTAGTAAATGCCCAAGATGTAAATGCCGAACCTGTAGCGCGAGTGATAATTCCGCAACGTGTACCCCACGGCTTTCACGGTGCTTGGGTGAGTGAAGAACAGTTAAGCGCTTCTATGTAATTGGCATTGCACATTTGATGATTATTGTCGGGTAGGCATCCTGCCTGCCTAGAATTAATTAGGGCGGGCAAGATGCCCACCCCACAATAAAAAAACTGTAGTAAATTTATGGAGAATTTGTTAATTGAATCAACTGTTCAGGTGTAAGAATTGACGGAGTTGTAACCGGAAAATCTTGAGGATTGCGAGTAACAATTGCATCTAATTGATTAACTACAGCAGTGCTATATTGAATTGCGTCTTCAAAATCTCTGAAGTTAGCAGTTAATGCCATTGCGATCGCTGTTTCATCCACTGTAGCAATTTGACAGAAAGTGGATATTTACCTCAAAAATTCAAGGGTTAAATCTCGACCTTTTTCCCTACGGATAATGTAGTAAAGGTCACTAAAGGTTGATGCTGAAATATAGCCTTCTACTTGTCCCTGTTCAGCAAATAATAGAACTGCTTCACTATCTTCAAAATAGGGCTGTCGTTCAAGGGCAACATTCACAATTACATTGGTGTCCAGCAGCACTTTCACAAGTTATGTTTCTCCTTCAAATATTCCCATTTTGCTTGGTCTGGATCAAAATCAGCAGGGGCAGGTTGCGTTTTTTCAAACCAACCTTGCAAAGCCTTGATTTTATTTGGTCTTTTAGGTGTCTGTGATTGTGACTCGGTTTCGGAATTTGTGGAACTCGCACTCTCAACTACCTGCAAGACAATCACTTCTACGTCTCCAGGTGGCATTTTCACAGGTTCAGTAATTACTAAATTACCTGCGTCGTCAATTTTTGCTTTGAGTTTGTAAGCTTGCATATTTTTACTCCTTGTTTATTTATAGGATAAAACTTTACAGGTGAAGAAATTCGTGTAGACTGATGCCAGAATAGCTTTTTCTGGTGTTGCGATCGCAAGAAAGCACTAAAAGTGCGATCGCTCTGCCGTAAAGAATATTTACAACAACTCTTCGCTAAATTTTTTTATAATCTAAGAGAATATACTGAATTTGCCTACCTCAAATATGAGTAACTACCCAGATTTTTCTCCACATGGCTATCAAATCATCACGGAACTGGGACGAAATCGAGAGGGGGGAAGAATAACTTGGCTGGCATCAAATATTAACACAGGTAAAGAGGTTGTACTGAAGCAGTTTTGCTTTGCCCAAGTTGGTTCTACTTGGTCAGCTTACGACACCTACCAACGAGAAATTGAAGTTTTGCGGGGACTAAACCATCCCGGTATTCCTAGCTATTTGGGGTCTTTTGCCACACCCGATGGCTTTTGTATGATTCAAAAATATATTGACGCTCCATCGTTAGGTGTAGCACGTAGCTTTACACCAGAGCAAATTAAGGAAATTGCTGTCAAAGCACTAGAGATTTTGGTTTATTTGCAAAATCGCACTTTGGTAGTTATTCATCGGGATATCAAACCAGAAAATATCTTAGTAAATGACCAACTTGAAGTGTATCTAATTGATTTTGGCTTTGCCAGAATTGGCACTCAGGAAGTATTTGGTAGTAGTGTATTCAAAGGTACTCCCGGTTTTATTCCACCAGAGCAAATGCGTCAGCCGACAAAAGCATCTGACTTGTATGGCTTAGGAGCAACCTTAATTTGTCTGCTTACAAGCGTTAAGTCTGGGGAGATTCAGAATTTAACCGATCATGATGACCCTTATCTGATTAACTTTCGGCATTTATTGCCTAGATTGAATTTAAGCTTGATCAACTGGCTAGAAAAGATGGTGCAACCGCGACAAAGTAATCGCTTTGCAAATGCACAAACAGCGCTTGAGGCGCTAAAGGTATTAGATTCACACAACATTATACGTCAGCCAAATGTTGAATTCAGCACAACAACGCTGAACTTTCGGGCGACTATATTAAGTGAAGAGTTAAGCCAAAGAATTACGATCAGTAACTCAGTACCAGAAACACATTTGGAGGGTAGATGGGAAGTTGCACCTCATCGCCACGACCCACCACACACACCAGATTACCATGCTTGGATTTCTATAACACCTGCTCAGTTTAGCAACAATTATGTTGATTGTTATGTTCAAGTTGATATGAGTAAGTTAATGGCAGATAAGTTGTATAAACGTCAGCTTTTCTTGCATACAAATGCATACCCAGAGATTCAGATTGTCAACATTGAAGTATCAACTGCTCCTTTGCTAATTGAGCGAGAGCTAATTGAGCCGCGAAAAAAAATACCCTATGCTACTCTGATTTGGCTATTCTTAATTTGTGAGATAGCAACTATGGGTATAGCCTGGGTTGTGCCTATATTTGCTGCCAAGGGTGTCGTTTTGGGTTTAGCTTGGGATTCAGCCTGGAGTGGTGCTTTATCTGGGAGTATTGTTGGCGCTATTATCGGAGCTGTAATTATGGTTCCAATTCGGACTGTGTATATGCTGTGGAATAACTTTGATAGTCGCCGTAACTATAACTATTATTGGCATGTTGAGTATTTTGATATGAGTAACGATACTTGGTGGCTTTACAATCTTAGTGGGGTTGTATCTACAGCTATGGCTTTAATTGGCATTATCGTAGGAACTGTAGTTGGCTTTATGGCTCGCTCTGGACCTTTGGATTTGATACAAATTGGTGGTGTGGTTTTGATGTCGGCATTAATGCTTGGTTGTGGATATCCAGTTTTGAATGTAGTAATTGGAGTTGTAATTGAGATTCTGGCTAGAACTATAGTTTGGCTATTTAGCAATATGCTTTTGCCATTCACAGCAGGATTAGGCGTTAGTGTAGGTATGGGTTTCATTATCGGATTTCATAACTTTTACATTTTGTTAGCATTAGCCGTAACCGGATTATCTCTCTTCATCACCATGCTGCTTTATCCACTCTTAAAACATCGCAGACTCATTGCTAAATACCGTAAATCTGAGCAAAATTTGATTCAGCCATAAAAGTAGGTTTTTCTGGATAAAACTGAAATAACCTAAACTTAGATATGAACTACTAGGAGTGGAGAAGATGTTGTTGGAATTAAAGCGCATCCAAGTTCCACCGGGACAAAGAGTGCTGCTCAAAGATGTAACCTGGCAAGAATTCAAAACAATTCTCGAAGATTTAGGAGAACACCGTGCAGCCAGAATTGCTTACGACAGGGGAACACTGGAAATTATGGCACCACTGCCAGAACATGAATATGATAAAGAAATCATTGGTGATTTAATCAAAGCTCTACTAGAAGAGCTAGATAATGAATTTCTCAGCCTTGGTTCTACCACTTTCAAAAATCAAGCAATGGCTCAAGGTATAGAACCAGACCAATGTTTTTATATCCAAAATGAGTCCAAGATTCGTGGAAAGAAGCGATTAGATTTAACAATAGATCCCCCTCCAGATTTAGCTTTAGAAGTTGATATAACTTCACGCACTCATCCTAATATTTATCAAGCATTAAAAGTTCCGGAACTTTGGCGTTTTGAGAAAGGCAAACTGCAAATTAATATACTGCAAGATGGAACTTATGTAGAGTCTCAGCAAAGCTTAAATTTTCCTCGATTTGCGCTGATTGAGGTAATTACTCAATATCTTCAGCAAAGTACAACAGCAGGTAGAAATGCAACACTCAAGGCTTTTCGTCTTTGGGTACGACAACAGATGCAAGAGTAATAATATAGCGGTTTTCGGTTGAGTGAAGTACAACTTAACCTCACCCCGATAAAGCTGCGCTTTATCTCCCCTCTCCTTACTAAGGAGAGGGGTTGGGGGTGAGGTTGTACTTCATCCACCTGAGAACCGCTATATTATTTTCTTAAATCGTGTATATTCTGGGCTATATTTTCCAAAACCACAGGCAAATTTGCATACACATCATTATTTGTAAATCTAATAAATTTAATTCCTGCTGATTGTATAAACTCTTGTCTTGCCTTATCGTATTCAGCAGCTTCATCTAAAAAATGACTTTCACCATCAATTTCTATCGCTAACTTAAATTCAGGACTGTAAAAATCTATAACAAACTTATCTACACTATATTGCCTGCGAAATTTGCAATTTTCCAGTTGCCTATCTCTAAGTTTATCCCAAATAAGTTTCTCAGCTTTTGTTATATTATTGCGTAATTGTCGTCTTTTATCTTTTTCCGAATTTTTATTATAAAGTTGAGTCATTTTCACTTTGATATTTTTAAACTAGTACAAATTCCGGTTCCCTCTCCTTTATAAGCAGAGGGTTAGGGTGAGGTAAACGCGGGAACTATAAATCTTTACCCAACCTTGAATTGCCCACAATACAATAACCTCACCCCCCCCTTCGGGCATCCCTCTTTGAATTTGCGGAGAAGGAAAAATATGAGGTTCCGAATTTTTATTATAAAGTTGAGTCATTTTCACTTTGATATTTTTAAATTAGTACAAATTCCGGTTCCCTCTCCTTTATAAGGAGAGGGTTAGGGTGAGGTAAACGCGGGAACTATAAATCTTTACCCAACCTTGAATTGCCCACAATATAATAACCTCACCCCGCCCTTCGGGCACCCCTCTCCTTGTTAAGGAGAGGGGAATAGGTTAAGCGCTAAAGTACTTCGCTACAGGGTGATAGCAAATAATCGCTGTTGTAGACTGTTCTGGATAAATCTGCTCACTTTCATCCATGTGCATCTTAATCCTGTCAGTTTCCAACAACTCCAGTTGCTTGTACTGATCCTGCATATTCGGACAAGCCGGATAGCCAAAACTATACCGCGAACCGCGATATCTCTGCGCCAAAATATCGCGAATATTATCCGGTTCATCAGCTACAAAGCCTAACTCACGGCGAATTCGAGCGTGCGTCCATTCAGCCAGCGCTTCCGCCACCTGCACCGCCAAGCCGTGGAAATACAGATAATCAGTGTATTGATTATTTGCAAATAACTTCTGAGCAAACTCCGTCGCAATTTCACCTACAGTCACCGCTTGCATCGGAAACACATCAATAATTCCCGAATCCTTCGGTGCAAAGAAATCTGCAATACAAAGCCTCCTCAACGACTTCTGCCGAGGAAACTCAAAACTAGCTCTTACCTCTGCGTCTCTGCGGTTGGTATCATAAACATACAGCGTATTTCCCTCAGACTGACAAGGAAAATACCCGTAAATTACCTGCGGATGCAACAAATTCTCCTCAATAATTCGTCGCTTCCACTGTTCTAAAATCGGGTAAACCTTCTCATTTAAAAAAGCCTGATATTCCTCTTTAGATTGTTCCTTCGGCTTGCGGAATTGCCATTGTCCCGCAATCAAAGCTTGCAAATCTAAATAAGAGAATATTTCCTCCAAAGAAATATCACTAGGCTGCAATAGCTGTGTACCCCAAAAAGGTGGAGTTGGACGTTCAATATCCACTACCACCGCTTCCGAACGACGAGTATCTATTACTTTAGGTTCATTAGTTTCTTCCTTGGCTTTTTCTGCTACTTCTTTATGCCCATTTTGTGACTCTTGTACAGCTTCATTCAAAAATCCCTGCAAATTATCCCAATGTCCTTGGGATTTTGCCGGCATTAATTTATCCATGAAATGCAAGTCAGAAAATGCATCTTTGCCATAAACGACTTTACCTTTGTAAGTGTTTTGACAATCTTCACTGACAAATTTAGGAGTCAACGCTGCACCACCTAAAATCACCGGGACAGTAATTCCCTTTTCGTTGAACACCTGCAAATTCTCTTTCATGAAAGCGGTAGATTTCACCAGCAAACCACTCATCGCAATACAATCAGCTTGATGCTTTTCGTATGCTTCAATGATATTTTCCACCGGTTGCTTAATTCCTAAATTAATCACCTTGTAACCGTTGTTTGACAATATGATATCTACCAGGTTTTTACCAATGTCGTGAACATCGCCTTTTACAGTAGCGATAACAAACGTTCCTTTGGCGTTATTGCCTGATTCAGACTTTTCCATGAACGGTTCTAAAAAAGCAACCGCCGCTTTCATAGTTTCCGCTGATTGTAATACGAAAGGTAGCTGCATTTGCCCGGAACCGAACAACTCACCAACAACTTTCATCCCATCGAGCAAAAAGACGTTTATAATCTCTAAGGGGGGATGGTTCTCTAAAGCTTTTTGCAGATGTTCTTCTAAACCGATGCGTTCACCGTCGATGATGTGACGCTTCAAACGTTCTTCGATGGGGAGACTTTCATCCAAAGAGCGATCGCGTTTGGTTGTCACTCCTTCAAATAATGTTGTCAGTTCTCCCAAGGGGTCATAAACGCAGACATCACCCTCAAACCTCCGCTGATCGTAAATCAACTCAAGGCAAACTTCTTGATGGCGTTCTTCAATCTTCGATAGTGGTAAAATCTTGTTAGGGCTAACAATTGCCGCATCCATTCCCGCTGCGATCGCTTCATGCAAAAACATCGAGTTCAGCACCACCCGCGCTGCTGGGTTTAAACCGAAGGAAATATTCGATACACCCAAAATTACATGACTTCCCGGCAATTCTTGACGAATGCGCCGAATCGCTTCTATTGTCGCTTTTCCGTTTTCCCGGTCTTCTTCAATCCCCGTGGAAATCGGTAGAGCAAGCGTATCAAAAAATATCTCTGTCGCCGGAATGCCGAATTCTACAGCTTGACGATAGGCACGTTGAGCAATTTGGAATTTTTTCTCAGCAGTTCTCGCCATTCCATCTTCATCGATAGTACCAATGACTACACCAGCACCATACTTTTTCGCCAATTCCAACACCTTCAAAAAGCGCGGTTCACCGTCTTCGTAGTTCGTGGAATTGAGCAAACACTTACCACCGGCAACCTTTAAACCCGCCTCCATCTTTTCCCATTCGGTGGAGTCGAGCATCAAAGGCAGCGTAACATTATTAACAATGCGCGAAACCAGTTCGTGCATGTCTCGTTCGCCATTACGTCCCACGTAATCGACGTTAACATCAAGGATGTGTGCCCCTTCTTTTACCTGTGCCCTTGCCATTGAAACGAGTCCATCCCAGTCTTCCGCGTTGAGCAAATCGCGGCACTTTTTAGAACCGCTGGCGTTGAGACGTTCGCCGACAATCAAGAACGAGTTATCTTGGTCGTAGGGTTGGGTGCTGTAAATTGATGCTGCGGCTGGTTCAAGTTCCGGATGTCTAACTTTTGGCTTCAGTAATGAGGCAATTTCTGCCATTTGTTGAATGTGTTCTGGACGTGTCCCACAGCAACCCCCAATCACTTGGACACCCAAATCTTCAACAAAGTGCATCAATGACATCCGTAATTCCATCGGTGTCAGACGGTAGTGTGCTTGACCGCCGACGTTTTCCGGTAAACCCGCGTTGGGAATACAGGAAACGATAAAAGGCGAATGTTCAGAGAGATATTTGATGTGCGGTTTCATCAAATCTGGACCGGTAGCGCAGTTCAGACCTAGAATGTCAATTTTATAAGGTTCCAAAATGGTGACGACGGCGTTAATTTCCGTCCCGACCAACATTGTCCCCATAGTTTCCATTGTCACAGAAACCATCACCGGACGGCGATCGCCTTTTTTCGCAAAAACTTCTTCAATTGCATTCAGCGCGGCTTTGATTTGCAGCACATCTTGGCAAGTTTCCACGATAAACAAATCGACACCACCATCCCAAAGCCCTTCTGCTTGTTCGGCAAAAGAGGCTTTCATCGTGTCAAAGTCAATATGTCCTAAGGTAGGTAATTTGGTTGTCGGTCCTATCGAACCCGCAACAAATCGGGGTTTTTCTGGGGTGGAAAATTCAGCAGCGACACTCTTGGCTAGTTCTGCGGCTGTTTTACTTAAGTAATATGCCTGGTCTGCCAAGTCGTATTCAGCAAGTACAATTGAAGCACTACCAAAAGTGTCAGTTTCGATGACATCTGCACCAGCAGCGAGAAAATCGCGGTGAACTTTGGCAACCGCTTCGGGTTTGGTGTGAACGAGATATTCGTTGCAACCTTCGTACTGAACACCACCGAAATCTTCAGCGGTGAGGTTTTGCGTTTGCAAGTTTGTTCCCATCGCTCCATCGAAGACGAGAACGGGACGGTCTGGACTGTGCAAGCGTTCTAGAAAGGAATGAGTCATATTTTCCTAGAAGAATTTACATAAGTCGAGTGATACTCCACTTAATTTAATATTTTCCTCAATTTCTCGCCCTTGGGAAGTATTTGTTCAAAATAAGTATGTATAAAGTTTGTGTAAATTAGGTGCAACAACGTTGAAGCCAGAAGTAACTTACTTGATATCTCAGACTTGTGTAGGTCTAGACCGATCAATGGATAGTTATTTATTAGACATCTGGTGGAAAAGATGTAGAGACGCGAAATTTCGCGTCTCTACAAAGGATTTCGGGCAACGCAGAATTAATTTCTACGCCTATGTCTATTGCTGATACCCCAGTAAGCTCTTTATCATTAAAATCAAGATATTAAGATTATTTTGATTAGTTATTTAATTATAAAATAATGGTAGAGTCGAGGGAGGCTATTATGCCTCGCCCCTCTCTGTTAGAACCGGACGTGCGGGTTTCCCTGCATCCGGCTCCCGATATTCTTAAGGGATAACCCTCTTGCTCATGTGGATATAATCGTGACAGGATTCATGGATTGCAATCAGGTTTTTTACTTTCCAATTGCTATGATTCCCGTCGATGTGGTGGAGGTGAACTCGTTCTTCGCTTGTACACTTTAAGCCACAATGCCCACAGGTATGGTTTTGCCGTTTTAAAACTTTAGAGGTGTTGTCGTCGTATAACTTACTATTACGTTCGCTCCAGTAAGTTATATCTCCGTCGTAAGGTGATTTAGTTCCTATGACATTATTGTGACGATTCTCGGAGTATGAAACTGTTGGGAATGCCTTATCTAGTAATTTCTTAGCAGAATGGCGGTCTTGGCTAGTTTCTTTATTAAACACCTTATATGTTCTGTATTGAGTGTGGTATAGCGAAAATCGCGAGCCATCCATTTTACAAAACTTATGGTAATTTCTCCATCCTCTAACTATTGGTGCAAGCTTTTCAGCCTTTACCTTGGAACCATAATTCGAGTTATTAACGATGGCTTTTACCTTCTGACGGAACTTTTTAAAATTGTCCACCGAGGGAGTGCTTCTAAATTTACCGTTGTTTTGCACTTTGAAATGCCAACCAAGGAAGTCAAAACCATCTGTCGTGGCGGTTACTTTTGTCTTTTTCTCGCTTACTTTCATCCCTCTTTTGGCTAAGAATTGACTTATATCTTCAAGTATCTTTTGTGCATTGTCTTCGGGTCGAAGTATTATAACCATGTCGTCCGCGTAGCGGATTGATGGATACACAATTTCCTTTTCGGCGGTGTTTTGTGTTATCCGTTTCCTTTTACTTCTATGGTATCTATGAATACTTTCGATTCCATTGAGAGCAATGTTTGCTAAAAGAGGACTTACCACGCCACCTTGAGGTGTACCTTGTTCTGGAAAATCGGGATTTACTCCGGCTTTTAAACATCGAAATATACCCAGTTTAGTGCCTTTTGGGGCAATAAGGTTTTCCATAATTGTGGTATGGTTTATCCTGTCGAAAGTGGGTAGCTAGCTAGCGAGGTTTCCACAATTTGGCTCCTTTTCCAACTAGCCCCCTCCGAACCGTGCTTACAAGATTTCCAGGTACACGGCTCTCCAGTACTCTGTCATCACGAGACTCGGTTACATGTTGGTTTACCAGCGTGTATTGCATCATGGCATTGAGGGCAGACCATGAGAGTTTTCCTTCTACGTGCGGACATAATTTGCATCCATTGCGGTTTTTCCTTTCTGCCCTTTATTTTGAGGTCTTTAAGAGCGCGAATATGGTGAACTTCAATGTTACCTTTTGCCCCACAAATCTCACATTCATCCGCAAGAAGCCGTTTAATTAGTTCATTTCTGAACGCGGGTTTTCTATTTGTTGGCAGGTCTAGAATGGTTGCTTTTAGGTTGCGTTTTAATTGTATGCCGCCGAAGCGAGCGACTAAAGGTTTCTTACCTTCTACTGGAACGGTTATTTCTACGCACTTTCTTAAGCCTTGTGGAAGCTTTACCGTCTTATTGAACTTAGCGCAAATTTTAGCCACGCTAGTTCTGTATTTACAGGCAAGAGTTTTCATCAGTGAACTCGACATAACCCATTGAAGTTTTCGGAGCCATGCAATATTTTGAGCAAGGCTATAGAATTGTACGTACCCTCTAAATTCTGATTGGAAAATGTTGATAATAGTAAAATCATCATCATTTATTAGTTCAGGGCGATGAATGGGTTTACCATTCCTCATATATAGAGCGCACTTTTCTTCTAGAAATCTTGCTGGGATTCTTAGTGCAATAATTCCATTAATCGAGCGTTTACCATTGGTATGCTTATCGTCGGAATATTGAACTAAAATTTCGTACCCTAAAAAGCTTGCTGCTTCATTCCTGGCGTTAGTAATTAAGGTCTTTTCTGGAGACAATTCCAACTGAAGGTTTTCAG
Above is a genomic segment from Tolypothrix sp. NIES-4075 containing:
- a CDS encoding endonuclease domain-containing protein; the encoded protein is MTQLYNKNSEKDKRRQLRNNITKAEKLIWDKLRDRQLENCKFRRQYSVDKFVIDFYSPEFKLAIEIDGESHFLDEAAEYDKARQEFIQSAGIKFIRFTNNDVYANLPVVLENIAQNIHDLRK
- the metH gene encoding methionine synthase, with product MTHSFLERLHSPDRPVLVFDGAMGTNLQTQNLTAEDFGGVQYEGCNEYLVHTKPEAVAKVHRDFLAAGADVIETDTFGSASIVLAEYDLADQAYYLSKTAAELAKSVAAEFSTPEKPRFVAGSIGPTTKLPTLGHIDFDTMKASFAEQAEGLWDGGVDLFIVETCQDVLQIKAALNAIEEVFAKKGDRRPVMVSVTMETMGTMLVGTEINAVVTILEPYKIDILGLNCATGPDLMKPHIKYLSEHSPFIVSCIPNAGLPENVGGQAHYRLTPMELRMSLMHFVEDLGVQVIGGCCGTRPEHIQQMAEIASLLKPKVRHPELEPAAASIYSTQPYDQDNSFLIVGERLNASGSKKCRDLLNAEDWDGLVSMARAQVKEGAHILDVNVDYVGRNGERDMHELVSRIVNNVTLPLMLDSTEWEKMEAGLKVAGGKCLLNSTNYEDGEPRFLKVLELAKKYGAGVVIGTIDEDGMARTAEKKFQIAQRAYRQAVEFGIPATEIFFDTLALPISTGIEEDRENGKATIEAIRRIRQELPGSHVILGVSNISFGLNPAARVVLNSMFLHEAIAAGMDAAIVSPNKILPLSKIEERHQEVCLELIYDQRRFEGDVCVYDPLGELTTLFEGVTTKRDRSLDESLPIEERLKRHIIDGERIGLEEHLQKALENHPPLEIINVFLLDGMKVVGELFGSGQMQLPFVLQSAETMKAAVAFLEPFMEKSESGNNAKGTFVIATVKGDVHDIGKNLVDIILSNNGYKVINLGIKQPVENIIEAYEKHQADCIAMSGLLVKSTAFMKENLQVFNEKGITVPVILGGAALTPKFVSEDCQNTYKGKVVYGKDAFSDLHFMDKLMPAKSQGHWDNLQGFLNEAVQESQNGHKEVAEKAKEETNEPKVIDTRRSEAVVVDIERPTPPFWGTQLLQPSDISLEEIFSYLDLQALIAGQWQFRKPKEQSKEEYQAFLNEKVYPILEQWKRRIIEENLLHPQVIYGYFPCQSEGNTLYVYDTNRRDAEVRASFEFPRQKSLRRLCIADFFAPKDSGIIDVFPMQAVTVGEIATEFAQKLFANNQYTDYLYFHGLAVQVAEALAEWTHARIRRELGFVADEPDNIRDILAQRYRGSRYSFGYPACPNMQDQYKQLELLETDRIKMHMDESEQIYPEQSTTAIICYHPVAKYFSA